A window from Culex pipiens pallens isolate TS chromosome 3, TS_CPP_V2, whole genome shotgun sequence encodes these proteins:
- the LOC120427003 gene encoding zinc finger HIT domain-containing protein 2, translating to MNSEEICKICQTAPSKYCCPRCNVLYCSLACYKSSQHLQCSESFYKENVIQEMTMVRDEQQAQQSSHKMLEILSNLEQNDLSIDEGTEAGYEEDEDEDRFEEIDSDDAEDVPDLSERLGKVNLDDPNAVWERLTEEERKDFQSLLENGDVGRILPEVDPWWNGEFKVELVQAAESKVVSKGESHLLETCPSVKRVIRSFSELSSKPPSPLMRYNVTNILAAYAFVFRYFNGDFTGNAPEVVNTLISIAGNFKQNSNYDSQSLAVESVCHECRQEQLPADKETSRLLTQDVEKLLAGPEQCGQKYRKHFLLAALSDVHRLIVLTKGYDGEKTKASRDVEGGEFSSKFKDDIGELKYLEPVKVRSYLKKIEFMLSYAKDHV from the exons atgaattcagaGGAAATCtgtaaaat TTGCCAAACGGCGCCGTCCAAGTACTGCTGTCCTCGCTGTAATGTTCTGTACTGCTCACTGGCCTGTTACAAATCCAGCCAACATCTGCAGTGTTCCGAGAGTTTCTACAAGGAAAATGTGATTCAGGAGATGACCATGGTCCGGGACGAGCAGCAGGCCCAGCAGTCGTCCCATAAAATGCTGGAAATTCTGAGTAATTTAGAGCAGAACGATTTGTCCATCGACGAAGGAACGGAAGCCGGCTATGAAGAGGACGAGGACGAGGACCGATTTGAGGAGATTGATTCGGACGACGCCGAGGACGTGCCGGATTTGAGCGAGAGGCTTGGGAAGGTAAATTTGGACGATCCTAATGCCGTGTGGGAGCGGTTGACGGAGGAAGAGCGCAAGGACTTTCAAAGTTTGCTTGAGAACGGGGACGTTGGACGGATTTTGCCGGAGGTGGATCCATGGTGGAACGGTGAATTTAAAGTTGAGCTTGTTCAGGCCGCGGAAAGTAAGGTTGTATCAAAGGGTGAATCGCACTTGCTTGAAACGTGTCCTTCGGTGAAACGAGTCATCCGGAGCTTCTCGGAACTGTCCAGCAAACCACCTTCGCCATTGATGAGGTACAACGTGACCAACATTCTGGCCGCGTACGCTTTCGTGTTTCGTTATTTCAACGGAGATTTCACTGGGAATGCTCCCGAGGTGGTCAACACGTTGATCTCCATCGCAGGGAATTTTAAGCAAAACTCAAACTACGATTCGCAGTCGTTGGCCGTGGAATCGGTTTGTCACGAGTGTCGTCAGGAGCAGCTGCCTGCGGACAAGGAAACGAGTCGGTTGCTCACGCAAGACGTCGAAAAGCTACTCGCAGGGCCGGAACAGTGCGGACAAAAGTACCGGAAACACTTCCTGCTGGCGGCCCTTTCCGATGTGCACAGGTTGATTGTCCTCACGAAGGGCTATGATGGCGAAAAGACCAAAGCTTCAAGGGATGTTGAGGGTGGCGAATTCAGTAGTAAGTTTAAAGACGACATTGGCGAACTTAAATACCTAGAACCGGTAAAGGTTCGAAGTTATTTGAAGAAGATTGAATTTATGCTCTCGTACGCCAAAGATCacgtttga
- the LOC120427002 gene encoding probable ribonuclease ZC3H12C isoform X2 — MLITTNYSQKQYLDSLCVTEAEDSSYDSDCDGDDLSHQQVSRTTSDTLGQEFAEYVSSHTATADQSFHQDRSPGYTQRVEFALKLGYTERLVQAALQRLGPNPAQNELLAELIKLGSQPGVKGTTGEFIAGDGGDSLLAASTEYGVPGLLLVPTGPGSGSSVSASEESLRPIVIDGSNVAMSHGNKEVFSCRGIRLCVDWFKNRGHKDITVFVPKWRKESARPDNPVKDGEILNELEKERMLVFTPSRLVGGKRMVCYDDRYILKLAAENDGIVVSNDNYRDLVQESSEFKKVVEERVLMYSFVNDRFMPPDDPLGRSGPTLDIFLRVRKGDPPPPCPYGKKCTYGNKCKFYHPERGSMPHKSVTERLSEYAARHLQARSAADVAGCSSGGGRNAIQGKSLSVPLSNSSSETSPINEKRKPLCRTRSNVPPETGSSSVSNMFNMSQGDQQQQHQHLQQNPYMPTPNRSNWDISPLSLPPHSLVDSQIFPKSHSIENISKETYTQLQHSYSASLWNRQQQQQQQQQQAQSQQQQKSESCEPGLDPTVNLHRKLQRQLTLNPAGCDPRIYQMQRNVGHQQQTPQHHSAVQLSPHRPLAPSLSGGARPNPAQWELHQNVTRIASAPDPSRPWHTGPPPASSSEPHINLWPPPQNSASSGVIGPPQQQQPTTSQQQQQQQVHQQLQDQRRRLHYHLASIFPEDQVQSVMQMYPDETNPQKICAAILAMFPKM; from the exons ATGCTCATCACAACAAACTATAGTCAAAAG CAATACCTGGACTCGCTATGTGTGACCGAAGCCGAAGATTCCAGCTATGACAGCGACTGCGATGGGGACGATCTGTCCCATCAGCAGGTGTCCCGGACCACCAGTGACACGCTGGGTCAGGAATTTGCCGAGTACGTCAGCAGCCATACCGCAACAGCAGACCAGTCATTCCATCAGGACAGATCACCCGGCTACACGCAACGGGTGGAGTTTGCCCTCAAACTGGGATATACCGAGCGGCTCGTCCAGGCCGCTCTCCAGCGGTTGGGCCCAAACCCGGCCCAGAACGAACTGCTGGCCGAGTTGATCAAGCTAGGCTCGCAGCCTGGCGTGAAAGGAACGACCGGTGAGTTCATTGCCGGTGATGGCGGTGACTCGCTGCTAGCGGCATCAACCGAGTACGGCGTGCCGGGACTGTTGCTAGTGCCAACGGGACCGGGAAGCGGATCGAGTGTCAGTGCCAGTGAAGAATCTCTACGTCCAATAGTGATAGACGGTAGCAACGTGGCCATGAGTCACGGCAATAAGGAAGTGTTTTCGTGTCGAGGCATACGCCTTTGTGTGGATTGGTTTAAGAATCGTGGCCACAAGGATATCACCGTGTTTGTGCCCAAGTGGCGGAAGGAAAGTGCGCGCCCGGACAATCCTGTTAAGGACGGTGAAATACTGAACGAGCTGGAAAAGGAGCGCATGTTGGTGTTTACCCCGTCCCGGTTGGTGGGAGGAAAGCGGATGGTGTGCTACGACGATCGGTATATTTTAAAG CTAGCAGCAGAAAATGACGGCATCGTGGTTTCGAACGACAACTACCGCGACTTGGTGCAGGAGAGCTCCGAGTTCAAGAAGGTGGTCGAAGAGCGCGTGCTGATGTACTCGTTCGTGAACGATCGCTTCATGCCACCGGACGATCCGCTCGGCCGGTCCGGGCCCACGTTGGACATCTTCCTGCGGGTTCGGAAGGGCGATCCTCCGCCACCGTGTCCGTACGGGAAAAAGTGCACCTACGGAAACAAGTGCAAGTTTTACCACCCGGAGCGGGGCAGCATGCCGCACAAGTCGGTCACGGAGCGGCTGTCCGAGTACGCGGCGCGACATCTGCAGGCGCGGAGTGCGGCCGACGTGGCGGGTTGTTCGAGTGGTGGGGGACGGAACGCCATCCAGGGCAAGTCGTTGAGCGTACCTCTGTCCAACAGCAGTAGCGAAACTAGTCCAATCAATGAGAAAAGGAAGCCTTTGt GTCGCACACGATCTAACGTACCTCCGGAAACGGGCAGCTCCAGTGTTAGTAATATGTTCAACATGAGCCAGggtgaccagcagcagcagcatcagcatcTGCAGCAGAATCCGTACATGCCAACGCCGAATCGATCAAACTGGGACATTTCGCCTCTCTCGTTGCCACCCCACAGCCTGGTGGATTCGCAGATATTCCCCAAATCTCATAGCATAGAAAATATATCCAAGGAGACGTACACTCAGCTCCAGCATAGTTACAGTGCATCACTGTGGAAtcggcagcagcaacagcagcaacagcagcagcaagcacaatcccagcagcagcaaaagtcGGAGTCGTGTGAGCCGGGCCTGGATCCGACCGTGAATTTGCACCGAAAGCTGCAGCGCCAGTTAACACTCAACCCTGCCGGATGTGATCCTCGAATCTACCAGATGCAGCGCAACGTTGGCCACCAGCAGCAGACACCTCAGCACCACTCGGCCGTCCAGCTGTCCCCGCATCGACCGTTGGCCCCTTCGCTGAGCGGTGGAGCCCGACCCAATCCGGCGCAGTGGGAACTTCACCAG AACGTGACTCGCATCGCATCGGCGCCCGATCCGTCCCGTCCCTGGCACACCGGACCGCCGCCAGCGTCGTCATCGGAACCACATATCAACCTGTGGCCACCGCCGCAGAATTCGGCCAGTTCCGGCGTCATCGGTCcaccccagcagcagcagccaacaacctcacaacagcagcagcagcagcaggtccaTCAACAGCTCCAGGACCAGCGGCGCCGTTTGCACTACCATCTGGCCAGCATCTTCCCCGAGGACCAGGTGCAGTCCGTGATGCAGATGTACCCGGATGAGACCAATCCGCAGAAGATTTGCGCCGCCATTCTGGCCATGTTCCCGAAGATGTAA